The DNA sequence AAAATGCTGAAACCCAGTAAAATCAAGGACTTCAGCACTTATCTGTTAGAGCGATAGACGGGGCTCGAACCCGCGGTCTCGACCTTGGCAAGGTCGCGCGTTACCAACTACGCCACTATCGCATATAAAGCGGGTGATGGGAATCGAACCCACGTATCCAGCTTGGAAGGCTGGTGTTCTACCATTGAACTACACCCGCGGAGTGCCCAGTTCCGGAATCGAACCAGAGACACGAGGATTTTCAGTCCTCTGCTCTACCAACTGAGCTAACTGGGCCCGCTGCGTTTCAGCAACGGTATTATTTTATCTGTTTTTCACACAATTGTCAATACCTTTTTTTATTTTTTTTAAATATATTGTTCCAGGTTATCTGTGGTACTCTTAATCTGACCAATTGCCTCCTTTGCCTGCTGTGCAAATTCAAGGTTCTGAACACTCATATTGCTTGCCTGCTCTGCGCTTGCTGTTACTTCTTCTGTCGTTGCCGACAGATGAGAAATATTCTCAACAATCTTATTGTTAGAATCGGAGAGATTGGTAATTCTCTCGTCTATTTCATTAATATTTCCAATCAATTCTACCATATTAGAATTCAGTTTCTCAAAAGTATCTGCTGCTGAAAGAATCATCTCATTTTGACTCTCTGCTGCTCCCACAGAGCTTTCCACAGAGACAACTACCTCATTCGCATTTTCATTTAACTCATTGATAATTCTTGTAATCTCTTCTGTCGAACTTCTTGTCTGCTCTGCCAACTGACGTATCTGATCCGCTACTACTGCAAATCCTCTTCCTGCTTCGCCTGCCCTTGCACTTTCAATCGATGCATTCAATGCCAATAGATTCGTCTGACTGGAAATATTCAAAATCATGCCTGCAATTTCTTCTACTTCTTTTGTTTTATTCTGAAGTCTCTCCATCGACTCCGTCACTTGATTATTCGTATCCGCGATCTGTACTGACTGCTCCTTTAATTTCTCCATTACCTTCATGTTTTCCTGGATACTCTCATTGGACTCTGTTGCAATTCCTACCATTCTCTTGGAACTTTCTCCGGTCATATTGATTGCTTCTTGAATACTCTGAGTCATATTGTTCTGTTCCTCAATGTTCTGAGCCGTCAGACTCGTTGCAGATGAAATCTCCTGCATACTGCTCGTCACGGTTTCCGTAGCCCCTACCAGACTGTCAACCATTTCTGTACTCCGGTCTGACTCTTCTTTGACGATTCTGGATATGGATACAATATTCTCCACCATAGTTCTTTGCTTTTCGTTCTGCTCAGCTACACTTCCCAATGCATCATCACTGAACTGTTTGGAAATAGTTCCAATTCTGGTTAATACATAAAATATTCCAAGTACAAGCAAAATCGTACCTAAGGTACTAATATTCTGCACCATATTTCCCTTCACTCCATGAACCACTTCTACAATAATATAGAGTATTACATAAAATATTATATTCTGCTTATATGCCTTTTTATCATAATAAGGAATCTGCACTGCCAACACGCCAATTAACGCAAGACTCAAAAACGTGGCATCCGTTTGAAGTCCAAGTAACAAAAATTCCACACCCAATTCTATGGTAATGGCTTTCTTCAAATTCTTGGTGGATCTGTCACCAAAGAAAATAAAAACATTGATAAGGCAAGACACAAGGATAATGATTATATTTCCGATTGCCGTTGGCAATGCAATCCTCTTCATCACTAATTTCAAGACCAAGAAAAGTAACAATATTAACATTAAAAAATCTGCCGATAACAGATATAATCGATTCATTACATGATAACGTTCTTTTTCGTCATTAAAACGGTACTTATTTTGTTCTCTCATTTTGTCTCCTCCTTTACACACTCTTCATAGCATTAACATCCATTTCAGACTCGTGCTAATTATAATACATTTTTTCACATTATTCTATTGTTTTTTTACCTTTTTTGGTAAATTTTGCAATCGCTCTCTTATTGACCCTTAAGGAGAAAGGTGTTAATATAAAAGTATGTTACAAATTTAACAATCCAAATTTTCTAGGGAGGTCTTATCATGGATTTTAATCAGGAATACCAGCAGAAACTTGTATCTGCTGATGAAGCTGTAAAAATCATCAATTCTGGTGACTGGGTAGATTACGGATGGTGTACCGGCACACCGGATGTACTGGACAAGGCACTTGCAAAACGTACCGACGAATTGAAGAACGTAAATCTTCGTGGCGGTATTCTTTTAAAGCCACTGGCAGTATTTGAACGTGAGGATGCCGGTGAGCACTTTACTTGGAACTCTTGGCATATGTCCGGTATTGAACGTAAATTAATTAACCGCGGTTGTGCTTTCTATGCTCCGATTCGTTACTCTGAATTGCCACGCTACTATCGTGAATCTGCTACCAAGAATAATGTAGCAATGTTCCAGGTAGCTCCAATGGACAAACACGGATATTTTAACTTTGGACCAAATGCTTCTCATCTTACTGCTGTATGCGAGACATCTCAGAAGATTATTGTAGAAGTAAACGAAAATATGCCTCGTTGTCTGGGCGGATTCGAAAACGGCGTTCACATTTCTCAGGTTGATTTCATTGTAGAAGGTGAGAATCCTGCTATCGGTGAGCTCGGCGGTGGCGGACCTGCTACAGATGTAGACAAAGCTGTTGCTAAGTTAATCGTAGAGGAGATTCCAAATGGCGCTTGTCTTCAGTTAGGAATCGGCGGTATGCCAAATGCAGTAGGTTCCATGATTGCAGAATCTGACTTAAAAGACCTTGGTGTTCATACAGAAATGTATGTAGATGCCTTTGTTGATATTGCAAAAGCCGGCAAAATTAATGGTTCCAAGAAGAACATTGACCGTTATCGCCAGACCTATGG is a window from the Roseburia sp. 499 genome containing:
- a CDS encoding butyryl-CoA:acetate CoA-transferase, with the protein product MDFNQEYQQKLVSADEAVKIINSGDWVDYGWCTGTPDVLDKALAKRTDELKNVNLRGGILLKPLAVFEREDAGEHFTWNSWHMSGIERKLINRGCAFYAPIRYSELPRYYRESATKNNVAMFQVAPMDKHGYFNFGPNASHLTAVCETSQKIIVEVNENMPRCLGGFENGVHISQVDFIVEGENPAIGELGGGGPATDVDKAVAKLIVEEIPNGACLQLGIGGMPNAVGSMIAESDLKDLGVHTEMYVDAFVDIAKAGKINGSKKNIDRYRQTYGFAAGTKKLYDYLDENPELCSAPVSYTNDIRSIAALDNFMSINNAVDIDLFGQVSSETSGIKHISGAGGQLDFVLGAYLSKGGKSFICCSSTFKTKDGEVKSRILPTLHPGSVVTDTRANTHFLVTEYGKVNLKGLSAWQRAEAIISVAHPDFRDELIKEAEKMHIWRRSNK
- a CDS encoding methyl-accepting chemotaxis protein; this translates as MREQNKYRFNDEKERYHVMNRLYLLSADFLMLILLLFLVLKLVMKRIALPTAIGNIIIILVSCLINVFIFFGDRSTKNLKKAITIELGVEFLLLGLQTDATFLSLALIGVLAVQIPYYDKKAYKQNIIFYVILYIIVEVVHGVKGNMVQNISTLGTILLVLGIFYVLTRIGTISKQFSDDALGSVAEQNEKQRTMVENIVSISRIVKEESDRSTEMVDSLVGATETVTSSMQEISSATSLTAQNIEEQNNMTQSIQEAINMTGESSKRMVGIATESNESIQENMKVMEKLKEQSVQIADTNNQVTESMERLQNKTKEVEEIAGMILNISSQTNLLALNASIESARAGEAGRGFAVVADQIRQLAEQTRSSTEEITRIINELNENANEVVVSVESSVGAAESQNEMILSAADTFEKLNSNMVELIGNINEIDERITNLSDSNNKIVENISHLSATTEEVTASAEQASNMSVQNLEFAQQAKEAIGQIKSTTDNLEQYI